A stretch of Chitinispirillales bacterium ANBcel5 DNA encodes these proteins:
- a CDS encoding MT-A70 family methyltransferase gives MGVEGVVGCAEGFVERAEGVVEKVHWKTGKGTGIFLFPTVHLFPELGGFPAFSERRGGWGSWFDTAHHKYNIVCRVITAKRGKHPEKPDDVYRIIEKAYPTLKKIELFARKDRKGWKRW, from the coding sequence ATGGGTGTGGAAGGGGTTGTGGGGTGTGCAGAAGGGTTCGTTGAGCGTGCGGAAGGAGTTGTAGAAAAGGTGCACTGGAAGACAGGAAAAGGAACGGGTATATTTCTTTTTCCTACCGTGCACCTTTTTCCTGAGTTAGGGGGTTTTCCTGCTTTTTCTGAAAGGCGTGGTGGGTGGGGAAGCTGGTTCGACACAGCTCACCACAAGTATAACATTGTCTGCCGCGTGATAACAGCGAAGAGAGGCAAGCATCCCGAAAAGCCCGATGATGTTTATCGGATTATTGAGAAGGCGTATCCGACATTGAAGAAGATCGAGCTTTTTGCGAGAAAGGATAGGAAGGGGTGGAAAAGGTGGTGA